One Mycolicibacterium fortuitum subsp. fortuitum genomic window carries:
- a CDS encoding SDR family oxidoreductase, whose protein sequence is MGSVNGKVVFITGGARGIGAEVAHRLRRRGAKLVLTDLDEAPLSALAAELGEEHVLTALADVRDLAAMQKAADAAVERFGGIDIVMANAGIASFGSVMQVDPEAFKRVIDINVTGVFNTVRATLPSVIERRGYVLVVSSLAAFTSAPGLAAYHASKAGAEYFANTLRLEVAHRGVDVGSAHMSWIDTPLVQDAKSDLSAFREMLSKLPPPLNRTTTVDACGAAFVKGIEGRKKRIYCPGWVGAFRWIRPFVTTPLAERDILKFTPALLPKLDAEAAALGRSTSARIEALEKD, encoded by the coding sequence ATGGGTTCTGTGAACGGGAAAGTCGTCTTCATCACCGGCGGTGCACGCGGCATCGGTGCCGAGGTAGCCCACAGGCTGCGCCGTCGGGGCGCCAAGCTGGTGCTCACCGACCTCGATGAAGCGCCGCTGAGCGCTCTGGCGGCCGAGCTCGGAGAAGAGCACGTGCTGACGGCGCTGGCCGACGTGCGTGACCTGGCTGCCATGCAGAAGGCCGCTGATGCCGCCGTCGAACGCTTCGGCGGCATCGACATCGTGATGGCCAACGCCGGTATCGCCAGCTTCGGTTCGGTGATGCAGGTCGACCCCGAGGCGTTCAAGCGGGTCATCGACATCAACGTGACGGGTGTGTTCAACACCGTTCGCGCCACGCTGCCGTCCGTCATCGAGCGCCGCGGGTACGTGCTCGTGGTGTCCTCGCTCGCGGCCTTCACGTCGGCACCCGGCCTGGCCGCCTATCACGCCTCCAAAGCCGGTGCCGAGTATTTCGCCAACACCCTGCGCCTCGAGGTGGCCCACCGCGGCGTCGATGTCGGCTCGGCGCACATGAGCTGGATCGACACCCCGCTGGTGCAGGATGCCAAGTCCGACCTCTCGGCATTCCGCGAAATGCTCTCCAAGCTGCCGCCGCCCCTCAACCGCACCACCACCGTCGACGCCTGCGGCGCAGCCTTCGTCAAGGGCATCGAGGGCCGCAAGAAGCGGATCTACTGTCCGGGCTGGGTCGGGGCCTTCCGCTGGATCCGGCCGTTCGTCACCACGCCGTTGGCGGAGCGCGACATCCTCAAGTTCACTCCGGCGCTGCTGCCGAAACTCGATGCCGAGGCCGCCGCTTTGGGCCGCTCGACCAGTGCGCGCATCGAGGCCCTGGAGAAGGACTAG
- a CDS encoding NAD(P)H-binding protein has protein sequence MTILVTGATGNIGRRVVDQLIRLGGSDIGDIRALTTNPAKAALPGSVTAITGYLGKPDTLAAAFDGVDCVYLAPFPATIGATLELMVQAGVQYVVALSGGAHWADHADAIAASGLAHTQLGPGEFCENFAMWGPQIKAGVVRDISPEHVESPVSMDDIARVAAHLLTAPRAPHLGRMYELTGPVALSRADIARQIGAGIGTPVEVRPCGRAEAEELLRPVMGDGARWYLDLFEGDLEPQAANDNVAQLTGTPAESIAQWAARNRNLFV, from the coding sequence ATGACGATATTGGTGACGGGAGCCACAGGGAACATCGGCAGGCGCGTCGTGGATCAACTAATTCGTTTGGGCGGCAGCGATATCGGGGACATCCGCGCGTTGACCACAAACCCGGCGAAAGCAGCGCTGCCCGGATCTGTGACGGCAATCACCGGATACCTGGGCAAACCGGACACGCTGGCGGCCGCATTCGACGGCGTCGACTGCGTGTATCTGGCTCCGTTCCCCGCGACCATCGGCGCGACGCTCGAGCTGATGGTCCAGGCGGGGGTGCAGTATGTGGTGGCGCTGTCCGGCGGGGCGCACTGGGCCGACCACGCCGACGCGATCGCCGCCTCCGGTCTGGCCCACACCCAGCTCGGACCCGGCGAGTTCTGCGAGAACTTCGCGATGTGGGGCCCGCAGATCAAGGCCGGCGTCGTCCGCGACATCAGTCCTGAGCATGTCGAGTCGCCGGTGTCGATGGACGACATCGCCCGCGTGGCGGCGCACCTGTTGACGGCGCCGCGGGCGCCCCACCTCGGCAGAATGTATGAGCTCACGGGTCCGGTCGCGCTGTCCCGCGCTGACATCGCTCGCCAGATCGGCGCAGGCATCGGCACGCCCGTCGAGGTGCGGCCCTGCGGCCGCGCCGAGGCCGAAGAGCTGTTGCGCCCCGTCATGGGCGACGGCGCGCGCTGGTACCTCGACCTCTTCGAGGGCGACCTCGAACCCCAGGCCGCCAATGACAACGTCGCGCAGTTGACGGGCACGCCGGCCGAGTCGATCGCGCAGTGGGCGGCCCGTAATCGGAACCTGTTCGTCTAA
- a CDS encoding 3'(2'),5'-bisphosphate nucleotidase CysQ, with translation MHSTDADLAAAVAKEAGELLLAVREEVGFYDPYYLGDEGDRRSNALILDRLAQARPGDSVLSEEAVDDLSRVEADRVWIVDPVDGTHEFSLPGREDWAVHIALWQRSVGVDGGLSDAVVALPARGEVYRSDTVTPPGPRRPGPLLITASSNRPPAVLWRMREQLDFRMVRIGSAGAKAMAVVRGDVDAYIHAGGQWEWDSAAPAGVVLAAGLHASRLDGSELRYNRADPYLPDFVMCRKELAPILLDAIGAAR, from the coding sequence GTGCACTCGACCGACGCCGACCTGGCTGCTGCAGTGGCCAAGGAGGCCGGTGAGCTGCTGTTGGCCGTACGCGAGGAGGTCGGTTTCTACGACCCGTACTACCTCGGTGACGAGGGCGACCGGCGGTCCAACGCACTGATCCTGGACCGGCTGGCCCAGGCTCGGCCCGGAGACTCCGTCCTCAGTGAGGAAGCGGTCGACGACCTGTCCCGCGTCGAAGCCGACCGGGTCTGGATCGTCGACCCCGTCGACGGCACGCATGAGTTCTCCCTGCCCGGGCGCGAGGACTGGGCTGTGCACATCGCGCTGTGGCAGCGCTCGGTCGGCGTCGACGGAGGCCTGTCGGATGCGGTCGTGGCCCTGCCCGCGCGGGGCGAGGTGTACCGCAGCGACACCGTCACCCCGCCCGGCCCTCGACGGCCCGGGCCTCTGCTGATCACCGCGAGCTCGAACCGGCCCCCTGCGGTGCTCTGGCGGATGCGTGAGCAGCTCGATTTTCGGATGGTGCGGATCGGCTCGGCCGGTGCCAAGGCGATGGCCGTGGTGCGCGGTGACGTCGACGCCTACATCCACGCAGGCGGGCAGTGGGAGTGGGATTCTGCCGCACCTGCAGGTGTGGTGCTGGCCGCGGGATTGCATGCCTCCCGGCTGGACGGCTCCGAGCTGCGGTACAACCGTGCCGACCCGTACCTGCCGGACTTCGTGATGTGCCGCAAGGAGCTGGCGCCGATCCTGCTAGACGCGATCGGGGCGGCCCGGTGA
- a CDS encoding sugar porter family MFS transporter, with amino-acid sequence MAHGPAGDGSPAVHDDDYYSSGRSAVRIASVAALGGLLFGYDSAVINGAVDAIQKHFDIDNKILGFAVASALLGAAVGALTAGRIADRIGRIAVMKIAAVLFFISAVGTGLAPSVWVVVLFRIVGGIGVGIASVIAPAYIAETSPPRIRGRLGSLQQLAIVCGIFLALSIDALLAHIAGGAGKELWLNMEAWRWMFLLMTVPAVVYGLLTFTIPESPRYLVATHRIPEARKVLSRLLGEKNLEITLGRIQDTLQQEKPPAWRDLRKPAGGVYGIVWVGLGLSVFQQFVGINVIFYYSNVLWQAVGFDESSSFIITVITSVTNIVTTLIAIALIDKIGRKPLLLIGSVGMALTLGTMAVIFGTARSHEVLNKSTGLMELQPYLGGITGPIALIAANLFVVAFGMSWGPVVWVLLGEMFPNRIRAAALGLAAAGQWTANWLITVSFPELRSVLGAAYGFYAMCAVLSFLFVWRWVEETKGKNLEDMHANALSA; translated from the coding sequence ATGGCACACGGCCCGGCAGGTGACGGCTCTCCGGCGGTCCACGACGACGACTACTACTCGTCCGGACGCAGCGCCGTGCGCATCGCCTCGGTTGCCGCCCTCGGCGGTTTGTTGTTCGGCTACGACAGCGCGGTGATCAACGGCGCCGTGGACGCCATCCAGAAGCACTTCGACATCGACAACAAGATCCTGGGTTTCGCGGTGGCCTCGGCGCTGCTCGGCGCGGCGGTCGGTGCGCTGACCGCCGGCCGGATCGCCGACCGGATAGGCCGGATCGCGGTGATGAAGATCGCGGCGGTCCTGTTCTTCATCAGCGCCGTCGGCACGGGCCTGGCGCCCAGCGTGTGGGTGGTGGTGCTGTTCCGCATCGTCGGCGGTATCGGGGTCGGTATCGCCTCGGTGATCGCACCGGCCTACATCGCCGAGACCTCGCCGCCGAGGATTCGCGGCCGGCTGGGATCGCTGCAGCAACTGGCGATCGTCTGCGGCATCTTCCTGGCGCTGAGCATCGATGCCCTGCTGGCCCACATCGCCGGGGGAGCAGGCAAGGAACTCTGGCTCAACATGGAGGCCTGGCGCTGGATGTTCCTGCTGATGACGGTTCCTGCCGTCGTCTACGGCCTGCTGACGTTCACGATCCCCGAATCGCCCCGATATCTGGTTGCCACGCACCGGATTCCGGAGGCCCGCAAGGTGCTGTCACGCCTGCTGGGGGAGAAGAACCTGGAGATCACCCTCGGCCGGATCCAGGACACCCTCCAACAGGAGAAGCCTCCGGCCTGGCGGGATCTGCGCAAACCGGCGGGCGGTGTCTACGGCATCGTGTGGGTGGGCCTCGGGCTGTCGGTGTTCCAGCAGTTCGTCGGCATCAACGTGATCTTCTACTACTCGAATGTGCTGTGGCAGGCGGTGGGATTCGACGAGAGCTCGTCGTTCATCATCACCGTCATCACGTCGGTGACGAATATCGTCACCACGTTGATCGCGATCGCGTTGATCGACAAGATCGGTCGTAAGCCGCTGCTGTTGATCGGCTCGGTCGGCATGGCGCTGACCCTGGGCACCATGGCCGTCATCTTCGGCACCGCCCGGTCCCATGAGGTGCTGAACAAGTCGACCGGCCTGATGGAGCTGCAACCGTATCTCGGCGGGATCACCGGTCCGATCGCACTGATCGCGGCCAATCTGTTCGTGGTGGCCTTCGGCATGTCTTGGGGCCCGGTGGTGTGGGTATTGCTCGGCGAGATGTTCCCCAACCGCATCCGGGCAGCAGCCCTCGGACTGGCTGCGGCCGGGCAGTGGACGGCGAACTGGCTGATCACTGTGTCGTTCCCGGAGCTGCGCAGTGTGCTGGGCGCGGCATACGGTTTCTACGCCATGTGCGCGGTGCTGTCGTTCCTGTTCGTATGGCGGTGGGTTGAGGAGACGAAGGGCAAGAACCTCGAGGACATGCACGCCAACGCGTTGAGTGCCTAG
- the metH gene encoding methionine synthase, whose translation MNVPGLNIAEPNIRPDCTDELTATLRERIMVIDGAMGTAIQRDRPDEADYRGERFKDWPSDLQGNNDLLNLTQPHIIEAIHREYLEAGADILETNTFNANAISLSDYGMEELSYELNFAGAALARAACDEFVTPAKPRYVAGALGPTTRTASISPDVNDPGARNVSYDQLVAAYLEAAKGLVDGGADIIIIETIFDTLNAKAAVFALETLFEDRGRRWPVIISGTITDASGRTLSGQVTEAFWNSIRHANPIAVGLNCALGAPEMRPYIAEMSRIADTFVSCYPNAGLPNAFAEYDESPESQASYIAEFAEAGLINLAGGCCGTTPAHIAKIAEVVEGKPPRQVPEIEIATRLSGLEPLNITEDSLFVNIGERTNITGSARFRNLIKAEDYDTALSVALQQVEVGAQVIDINMDEGMIDGVAAMDRFTKLIAAEPDISRVPVMIDSSKWEVIETGLKNVQGKPIVNSISMKEGEEKFIREARLCRKYGAAVVVMAFDEQGQADNLERRKEICGRAYRILTEEVGFPAEDIIFDPNCFALATGIEEHATYGIDFIQACAWIKENLPGVHISGGISNVSFSFRGNNPVREAIHAVFLFHAIKAGLDMGIVNAGALVPYDSIDPELRDRIEDVVLNRREDAAERLLEIAERFNSKDKESGDPAAAEWRSLPVRERITHALVKGIDAHVDADTEELRAEIAAAGGRPIEVIEGPLMDGMNVVGDLFGSGKMFLPQVVKSARVMKKAVAYLLPYIEAEKEQNGTADSKDTNGTIVMATVKGDVHDIGKNIVGVVLQCNNFEVIDLGVMVPAQKILDAAKEHNADIIGLSGLITPSLDEMVNFAVEMERQGFEIPLLIGGATTSRAHTAVKISPRRNGPVVWVKDASRSVPVAAALLDDKQRPALLEATETDYAALRERHAQKNERPMVTLEQARANRTPIEWDGYTPPVPAIGTGVRDFHDYDLAELREYIDWQPFFNAWEMKGRFPDILNNPATGEAARKLYDDAQEMLDTLIKEKWLRANGVIGFFPANAVGDDIEVYTDESRTEVLTTLHNLRQQGEHRDGIPNRSLGDFIAPKDSGLADYVGAFAVTAGLGSQEKIMEFKAALDDYSAILLESLADRLAEAFAERMHQRVREEFWGYQPDEHLDNEALIGEKYVGIRPAPGYPACPEHTEKVTLWKLMQVKERTGIELTESMAMWPGAAVSGWYFSHPQSQYFVVGRMAQDQVADYAKRKGWTLAEAERWLSSNLAYNPED comes from the coding sequence GTGAACGTCCCCGGGTTGAACATCGCTGAGCCGAACATTCGCCCCGACTGCACCGACGAACTGACGGCCACCCTTCGCGAGCGGATCATGGTGATCGACGGCGCGATGGGCACGGCGATCCAGCGTGACCGGCCGGATGAGGCCGACTACCGGGGCGAGCGGTTCAAGGACTGGCCGAGCGATCTGCAGGGCAACAACGACCTGCTCAACCTCACGCAGCCGCACATCATCGAGGCGATCCACCGCGAGTATCTCGAGGCGGGCGCCGACATCCTGGAGACCAACACGTTCAACGCGAACGCGATCTCGCTCTCCGACTATGGGATGGAAGAACTGAGCTACGAGCTCAACTTCGCCGGCGCAGCCCTGGCCCGGGCCGCCTGCGACGAGTTCGTTACCCCGGCCAAGCCCCGCTACGTCGCCGGGGCGCTGGGGCCCACGACGCGGACGGCGTCGATCTCGCCGGACGTCAACGACCCCGGGGCGCGCAACGTCTCCTACGACCAGCTGGTTGCCGCGTACCTCGAGGCCGCCAAGGGTCTGGTGGACGGCGGCGCGGACATCATCATCATCGAGACGATCTTCGACACGCTGAACGCAAAGGCCGCCGTGTTCGCCCTCGAGACGCTGTTCGAGGACCGCGGACGCCGTTGGCCGGTGATCATCTCGGGCACCATCACCGATGCCTCCGGCCGGACATTGTCCGGTCAGGTCACCGAAGCGTTCTGGAATTCGATCAGGCACGCCAACCCGATCGCGGTGGGGCTCAACTGCGCCCTCGGCGCCCCCGAGATGCGGCCCTACATCGCAGAGATGTCACGCATCGCGGACACCTTCGTCTCCTGCTACCCGAACGCCGGCCTGCCCAACGCCTTCGCCGAGTACGACGAGTCCCCGGAAAGCCAGGCGTCCTACATCGCCGAGTTCGCCGAGGCCGGCCTGATCAACCTGGCGGGTGGGTGCTGCGGAACGACACCCGCCCACATCGCGAAGATCGCCGAGGTGGTCGAAGGCAAGCCGCCGCGCCAGGTTCCCGAGATCGAGATCGCCACCCGGCTCTCGGGTCTGGAACCGCTCAACATCACCGAAGACTCCCTGTTCGTGAACATCGGCGAGCGGACCAACATCACGGGCTCCGCCCGGTTCCGGAACCTGATCAAGGCCGAGGACTACGACACCGCGCTGTCGGTCGCCCTGCAGCAAGTCGAGGTCGGTGCGCAGGTCATCGACATCAACATGGACGAGGGCATGATCGACGGCGTCGCCGCGATGGACCGGTTCACCAAGTTGATCGCGGCCGAACCGGACATCAGCCGCGTCCCGGTGATGATCGACTCATCCAAGTGGGAGGTCATCGAAACCGGCTTGAAGAACGTGCAGGGCAAGCCGATCGTCAACTCGATCTCCATGAAGGAGGGCGAGGAGAAGTTCATCCGTGAGGCCCGGCTGTGCCGCAAGTACGGCGCCGCCGTGGTCGTGATGGCGTTCGACGAGCAGGGGCAGGCCGACAACCTGGAGCGCCGCAAGGAGATCTGCGGACGCGCGTATCGGATCCTGACCGAAGAGGTCGGCTTCCCGGCCGAGGACATCATCTTCGACCCGAACTGCTTCGCGCTGGCGACCGGTATCGAGGAGCACGCGACCTACGGGATCGACTTCATCCAGGCCTGTGCCTGGATCAAGGAGAACCTTCCCGGGGTGCACATCTCCGGCGGTATCTCGAACGTGTCGTTCTCGTTCCGGGGCAACAACCCGGTTCGCGAGGCGATCCACGCGGTGTTCCTGTTCCACGCCATCAAGGCCGGGCTGGACATGGGCATCGTCAACGCCGGTGCGTTGGTGCCCTACGACTCGATCGACCCGGAGCTGCGGGACCGCATCGAGGACGTCGTGCTCAACCGCCGCGAGGACGCGGCCGAGCGGCTCCTCGAGATCGCCGAGCGCTTCAACAGCAAGGACAAGGAATCCGGTGATCCGGCAGCAGCCGAGTGGCGCAGCCTGCCCGTCCGCGAGCGGATCACCCACGCGCTGGTGAAGGGCATCGACGCTCACGTCGACGCCGACACCGAGGAGTTGCGGGCAGAGATCGCCGCTGCCGGTGGGCGGCCGATCGAGGTGATCGAGGGCCCGCTGATGGACGGCATGAACGTTGTCGGTGACCTGTTCGGCTCGGGCAAGATGTTCCTGCCGCAGGTGGTGAAGTCGGCCCGGGTGATGAAGAAGGCCGTGGCCTATCTGCTGCCCTACATCGAGGCGGAGAAGGAGCAGAACGGTACCGCTGACTCCAAGGACACCAACGGCACCATCGTGATGGCGACGGTGAAGGGCGATGTCCACGACATCGGCAAGAACATCGTCGGGGTTGTCTTGCAGTGCAACAACTTCGAGGTGATCGACCTCGGTGTGATGGTGCCTGCCCAGAAGATTCTGGACGCCGCCAAGGAGCACAACGCCGACATCATCGGGCTGTCCGGTCTGATCACCCCGTCGCTGGACGAGATGGTCAACTTCGCCGTCGAGATGGAACGCCAGGGGTTCGAGATCCCGCTGCTGATCGGTGGCGCGACCACCTCGCGCGCTCACACGGCCGTGAAGATCTCACCGCGCCGTAACGGCCCGGTGGTGTGGGTCAAGGACGCGTCCCGCTCGGTGCCGGTGGCTGCCGCGTTGCTCGACGACAAGCAGCGGCCGGCCCTGTTGGAGGCCACCGAGACCGACTACGCGGCCTTGCGTGAACGGCACGCCCAGAAGAACGAGCGGCCGATGGTGACGCTGGAGCAGGCCCGCGCGAATCGGACACCGATCGAGTGGGACGGCTACACGCCGCCGGTGCCCGCCATCGGGACGGGAGTGCGAGATTTCCACGACTACGACCTCGCCGAGCTTCGCGAGTACATCGACTGGCAGCCGTTCTTCAACGCCTGGGAGATGAAGGGGCGCTTCCCCGACATCCTCAACAACCCCGCCACGGGTGAGGCCGCGCGCAAGTTGTACGACGATGCCCAGGAGATGCTCGACACCCTGATCAAGGAGAAGTGGCTGCGCGCCAACGGCGTGATCGGTTTCTTCCCGGCCAACGCGGTCGGAGACGACATCGAGGTCTACACCGACGAGAGCCGCACCGAGGTGCTGACGACGCTGCACAACCTGCGCCAGCAGGGCGAGCATCGGGACGGCATCCCGAACCGGAGTCTCGGCGACTTCATCGCGCCCAAGGACAGCGGTCTGGCCGACTATGTCGGTGCCTTCGCCGTCACCGCGGGCCTGGGCAGCCAGGAAAAGATCATGGAGTTCAAGGCTGCCCTCGACGACTACAGCGCCATCCTGCTGGAGTCGCTCGCCGACCGGTTGGCCGAGGCGTTCGCCGAGCGGATGCACCAGCGGGTCCGTGAGGAGTTCTGGGGCTATCAGCCCGACGAACATCTGGACAACGAGGCGCTCATCGGTGAGAAGTACGTGGGCATCCGGCCCGCCCCCGGCTACCCGGCTTGCCCGGAGCACACCGAGAAGGTGACGCTCTGGAAGCTGATGCAGGTCAAGGAGCGGACCGGCATCGAGCTGACCGAATCGATGGCGATGTGGCCCGGTGCCGCCGTCAGCGGCTGGTACTTCTCGCACCCGCAGTCGCAGTACTTCGTGGTGGGCCGGATGGCCCAGGACCAGGTGGCCGACTACGCCAAGCGCAAGGGCTGGACTCTGGCCGAAGCTGAGCGCTGGCTCAGTTCCAACCTGGCATACAACCCGGAGGACTGA
- a CDS encoding HAD family hydrolase: protein MRAVLWDMDGTLVDSEKLWDIAMHALYARMGGVLTPEVRESTVGGSAETVMRIVYDDLGLEPTPAAMAESADWLHDYTGELFEQGLPWRPGAKEMLDALTEVGIPMALVTNTRRGLTERALKSIGSHYFTVSVCGDEVDQAKPAPDPYLRAAHLLGIPAEHCLAVEDSVTGTASAEAAGCPVLVVPNDVEVPAGTRRRHVESLGVLGVEDLRTIHAELVADADVRSA, encoded by the coding sequence ATGCGTGCTGTGCTCTGGGATATGGACGGCACGCTCGTCGATTCCGAAAAGCTGTGGGATATCGCCATGCACGCGCTGTACGCGCGCATGGGTGGGGTGCTGACGCCTGAGGTCCGGGAATCGACCGTCGGCGGCTCCGCCGAGACCGTCATGCGCATCGTCTACGACGACCTCGGACTGGAGCCCACGCCGGCGGCCATGGCCGAATCGGCGGACTGGCTGCACGACTACACCGGTGAGCTTTTCGAGCAGGGGTTACCGTGGCGACCGGGTGCCAAGGAGATGCTCGACGCGCTCACCGAGGTGGGCATCCCGATGGCACTGGTGACCAACACCCGCCGTGGGCTCACCGAGCGGGCACTGAAAAGCATTGGCAGTCACTACTTCACCGTGAGCGTCTGCGGTGACGAGGTAGATCAGGCCAAACCGGCACCGGATCCCTATCTGCGGGCCGCGCACCTGCTCGGAATTCCCGCAGAACACTGCCTGGCCGTGGAGGACTCGGTCACCGGGACGGCCTCGGCCGAAGCAGCGGGCTGCCCGGTGTTGGTGGTACCCAACGATGTCGAGGTCCCCGCGGGGACGCGACGCAGGCACGTCGAGTCTCTCGGTGTGCTCGGTGTCGAGGACCTGCGGACGATCCATGCCGAACTGGTGGCCGACGCGGACGTGCGCAGCGCCTGA
- the mshC gene encoding cysteine--1-D-myo-inosityl 2-amino-2-deoxy-alpha-D-glucopyranoside ligase, translated as MRAWSAPSIPVLEGRGPQLRLYDSADRQVRPVTPGPTATMYVCGITPYDATHLGHAATYLTFDLVHRLWLDAGHTVHYVQNVTDVDDPLFERAERDGIDWRDLGDRETQLFREDMAALRVLPPRDYVAATETITEVIELVEKMLASGAAYVVDDAEYPDVYYRADATLQFGYESGYDRETMLRLFGERGGDPDRAGKSDELDALLWRAERPGEPSWPSPFGAGRPGWHVECSAIALSRIGSGLDIQGGGSDLIFPHHEFSAAHAESVTGERRFARHYVHAGMIGWDGHKMSKSRGNLVLVSRLREQGVEPSAIRLGLFAGHYRSDRFWSNEVLEAANARLKHWRAAVALPAGPDATDVVARVRRYLADDLDTPKALAALDGWCTDALAYGGHDAAAPRHVADAVDALLGVEL; from the coding sequence ATGCGAGCGTGGTCGGCACCGTCAATTCCGGTGCTGGAAGGGCGTGGTCCGCAGCTGCGGCTGTATGACAGCGCCGACCGTCAGGTACGTCCGGTGACCCCGGGTCCGACGGCCACCATGTACGTCTGCGGCATCACCCCCTACGACGCGACCCACCTCGGGCACGCTGCGACCTACCTGACATTCGATCTGGTGCACCGGCTGTGGCTGGACGCCGGGCACACCGTGCACTACGTCCAGAACGTCACCGATGTGGACGATCCGCTGTTCGAGCGGGCTGAACGGGACGGCATCGACTGGCGCGATCTCGGCGACCGCGAGACCCAGCTTTTCCGCGAGGACATGGCCGCCCTGCGGGTGCTGCCCCCGCGCGACTACGTGGCCGCAACCGAGACGATCACCGAGGTGATCGAGTTGGTGGAGAAGATGCTGGCCTCGGGCGCGGCCTACGTGGTCGACGACGCCGAATATCCCGACGTGTACTACCGCGCCGACGCCACCCTGCAGTTCGGTTACGAGTCGGGCTACGACCGTGAAACCATGCTGCGCCTGTTCGGCGAGCGGGGCGGTGACCCCGACCGGGCAGGCAAGAGCGACGAACTCGACGCCCTGCTGTGGCGCGCCGAGCGTCCCGGCGAACCGAGCTGGCCCTCGCCGTTCGGCGCCGGGCGGCCCGGCTGGCACGTGGAGTGTTCGGCGATCGCGCTCAGCCGCATCGGCTCCGGCCTGGACATCCAGGGTGGCGGCAGCGATCTGATCTTCCCGCACCACGAGTTCTCCGCCGCACACGCCGAATCTGTCACGGGGGAGCGGCGTTTCGCCCGTCACTACGTGCACGCCGGCATGATCGGCTGGGACGGGCACAAGATGAGCAAGAGCCGGGGCAACCTGGTGCTGGTGTCCCGACTGCGCGAGCAGGGCGTGGAGCCGTCCGCCATCCGGCTGGGGCTGTTCGCCGGGCACTACCGCAGCGACCGGTTCTGGAGCAATGAGGTGCTTGAGGCGGCCAATGCGCGTCTGAAGCACTGGCGCGCGGCCGTCGCGCTGCCTGCCGGTCCGGATGCGACGGACGTGGTGGCCCGTGTGCGCCGGTACCTCGCCGACGACCTGGACACCCCGAAAGCGCTTGCCGCACTGGATGGTTGGTGCACCGATGCGCTGGCCTACGGTGGTCATGACGCCGCCGCGCCCCGCCATGTTGCCGACGCGGTGGACGCGCTGCTCGGCGTCGAACTGTAG
- a CDS encoding PAC2 family protein, with translation MNLPELKDATIVAAFEGWNDAGDAASDALDHLDAIWEAQQIVEIDDESYYDYQVNRPVIRQVDGVTRELVWPSMRISHCRPPGSNRDVVLMHGVEPNMRWRTFCAELLAIADKLNVQTVVILGALLADTPHTRPVPVSGSAYSSESAKFFNLEETRYEGPTGIAGVFQDACVQAGIPAVTFWAAVPHYVSQPPSPKATVALLRRVEDVLDVEVPLADLPAAAEEWEQAVTEMTAEDEEIAEYVASLEQRGDAEVDMNEALGKIDGDALAAEFERYLRRRGR, from the coding sequence ATGAACTTGCCCGAGTTGAAGGACGCCACCATCGTGGCGGCTTTCGAGGGCTGGAATGACGCCGGCGACGCGGCCAGTGACGCGCTGGACCACCTGGATGCGATCTGGGAAGCCCAGCAGATCGTCGAGATAGACGACGAGTCGTATTACGACTATCAGGTGAACCGTCCGGTGATCCGCCAGGTTGACGGCGTCACCAGGGAATTGGTGTGGCCGTCGATGCGGATCTCGCATTGCCGTCCTCCGGGCAGCAACCGCGATGTGGTGTTGATGCACGGCGTCGAACCCAACATGCGCTGGCGTACCTTCTGCGCCGAATTGTTGGCCATCGCCGACAAACTCAACGTGCAGACCGTGGTGATCCTGGGTGCACTGCTGGCCGACACCCCGCACACCAGGCCCGTGCCGGTGTCGGGCTCGGCGTATTCGTCCGAGTCGGCCAAGTTCTTCAACCTGGAGGAGACCCGCTACGAAGGCCCGACGGGCATCGCCGGGGTTTTCCAGGACGCGTGTGTGCAGGCCGGCATCCCGGCCGTCACGTTCTGGGCGGCGGTCCCCCACTATGTGTCGCAGCCGCCCAGCCCGAAGGCCACCGTGGCCCTGCTGCGCCGAGTCGAGGATGTACTGGACGTCGAGGTGCCGCTGGCGGACCTGCCCGCCGCCGCCGAGGAATGGGAACAGGCCGTCACCGAGATGACCGCCGAGGACGAGGAGATCGCCGAATACGTCGCCTCCCTGGAGCAGCGCGGCGACGCCGAGGTCGATATGAACGAGGCGTTGGGCAAGATCGACGGGGACGCGCTGGCGGCGGAGTTTGAGCGCTACCTGCGTCGTCGCGGCCGCTGA